The Elgaria multicarinata webbii isolate HBS135686 ecotype San Diego chromosome 13, rElgMul1.1.pri, whole genome shotgun sequence region TCTTGCCTGAACAGCGGGGTGAAAACGCcgtgagtaaataaataaatttccctccCCGCCACCCACCCGTCCAAGCCAGGAACtgccaccacatcttgtggcagtgagttccacaagaCAATGTCAGGCTACGTGAAGAAATTCTTCCCTCTTCTCAGTCCGGCACCTCTTGTCATTCGGCGTGCCTGGGTAACCCTGAGTTACAGACAAAACTTCCACAGGGAATTTCGCTTTGGGAAAACTGGCGACACCATTTACATCCGGGGAGGAAAGGAACCGCTCGACCGCAATAATCACGCCCGGTGACGTGAGCCCTGACTCAGGCTTACCTGGCAAGGGGGATGCCCCACGGCCCAAGCTTCTTCTGGATCATCCTGTTTCCCAGCTGACTCATGGCATAGTCAGGAGGCGCTTGGCTTCCATTGGTTCGGTTGAGATCAAACGCGAAAGATGACTTGAGCCACTTAGGGGGACGTTACCTAACCATCACCCTTCTCCAATCAGTGCcttccaggtgtattggactaatgtctcccaacatgccccaggcagcaggaatgctgggagttgtagtccaacacacttggagggccccaggttgaatAAGGTAGAAGAACCAGTATGATCTGAGGTCCTTGCTACTTCCTTGCAAGTTTTTCAGCACTCCTCATTCCTGACCCCTGGAATAATGGATTAAAACTGGCATGCATGGAAACGGGCgagtgcgcacgcacgcacatgcGCCAATCGGCTGCACTCACTGGAGCTGGTGGAGACAAGCGAGGCCCTTCTCGGTGATCTGGGGGCAGCCGGCTAGCGAAAGCTCCTGCAGGGTGTCCGCAAAGACATGCAACCGGTTCAGGCTCCAGTCGTCAATGTTGGGGCATCTGCTGAGGTCCAGATGCTGCAGCGCTTCCAGACGAACTAAGGCAGGGgccaggaggagaagaggaggaggtggtggtggttggaaacAGGCTGAGACCCCATCCACAAATGCAAGGCGGAACCTAACGTAGTCCTGGCAGACACGtactaaaaaaaatcccttatagCTAGACGTGAGCACTGAAGTCAAGCAGGTTTAATATGCATGGTTTGCACAGGCTGCAGAATTGCATTTCCCTGAGGTACATGAGGGGACACGTGCTGTTACTGTTCACACCGGGGGTTGGGTGGGTGCGCACACCTGCTCTTCACCTTGGCTCCCATTAGAAGAATTGGCAGAAGAGCCTAAGGAGGGGGCTACTTAGAGTCATCTGCCATGTTTGGGGCCAGATGTGAAATTAGAGGGGGGCAGAGCCCCCCCCAACTCCTACACCTTTCATAATGACCCCTTTAGCTCTTCTTTTTGGAAGGTTATGCAGGTGTAATTTAGCTCACATCGGGGATAGGGGAGTTGGTCGGCCTGTGATTTCATTAAGGGCCCctttatttccccaccaccaccaccaataattCGAGAACTGTAGGAAAATGCTGGGAGCCAAATTTGAACCCagggccaccagttgcctacGCCTTTTGTAAGGACTACAGATGTCTTGCAGCTTGAAAGCCCGTCAACCACTTAAAAAGtgatattatagaatcatagaatcgtagcgtTGGAACGTagcgttttatattgtattttatatcatgtttttatcctatttgttttatactgaatggttttaatttttgtaaaccgcccagggagctttggctattgggcggtataaaaatgcagtaaataaacaaacaaataaataaaggtatctgtgaagccatcgagtccaaccccctgctcattgcaggaatccaccttaaagcatccctcacagatggttgtccagctgcctcttgaaggcctccagtgtgggagagcccaccacctccctagttaactggttccattgtcgtactgctctaacagtcaggaagtttttcctgatgtccagctggaatcgggcttcctgtcacttgagcccgttattctgtgtcctgcactctgggaggatcgagaagagatcctggccctcctctgtgtgagaacctttcaagtatttgaagagtgctttcatgtctcccctcaatcttctcttctccacgctaaacagACCCCGTTCTTTCAGCGTCTCCTCATGGCTCAATATAATCATTACCAGTCTGACTAGAGCCCAGTTGCTCACCCAGGTTATCCAGCCCGTCATAGCTGATGACAGAGCCGCTTAAGTCAATTTCCTCCACAACAATCTGACGGAGATACAGGCTCCTGTTCCAAATTCTGAGGGGCTTGCGATGCCATTCCTGTTGGCCCTGGCACCTGAAACAAAAATAAGCGTTGTTTTTAATTCAGCTGCGGCAGTGTAAGTTTCACTTCGTGGGATAGCTTAAGTCAAAGAATAAAGAAGATGGTTTGTATGTATATACAACTTTTGCTTCCTTAGCATCATCTATTCAGGTTACAGAATGCACCTGTTCTTGGTACAGAACTTGAACGTGGTCGTTCTTTGTAAAtccaacttttgttgttgttgaaacccCGTTATCCTGCATTCCCAAAGTGCTCTCAAGGTAATGAAGGGCACAATACgaggcatggctggctaggaaaGGCTAGGAGAGTTGTAagattgttttctgtctaaacgtgcctaggattgcacccttaaagacaCTAGCTATTGGGATCAACAAAAGAACAGTCCAAAATCAAAAGTAGCAGCACATGACATCTACCAGTTTTGCTGTAATAGCCCTTGGGCTGTAAAGGTGCTAGAAAAAGAACATCAAAGGAAAAGCCAAGAGGAAATCCAGGTGGCCTCAGGTGATCGAAGTTCTCCCAGAAGGCCTGCCCATAACTTCCAAGCTGAAACGCGTCGGCAAGAGTGTACGTTTCATACCTAACGCTTCCCTTCAGAGCGAGGGCAAAGGTAAAAGCCGCAGCCTCGTACCCGTAGTCGTGACATTCCTCAACACAGAACCTGAGGATAAGAGTTGGACAAATATAGTCAAAAGCTACTCCGAGCAGATTTATACCCCACAACTTTCAATCTTCCAAAATGGATACAGCGGCTTTCAGATGGAagtacacaacattaaaacatttttttaagtgctaaaaacagaagggaaaaaaaaggaaaggaacctctcgtgcaagcacttgagccattgctgactcctagagcagccttcctcaacctggggcgctccagatgtgttggactgcatctcccagaatgccccagctttGCTctaggaaggctgtcctagagggacacctgctttcgctgacgttttcttggcagactttgaagcggggtggtttgcccttgccttccccggctgttattacctttcccccagctagctgggtactcattttaccgaccttggaaggatggaaagctgagtcaacctgagccggctgcctgagaaccagcttctgctgggatcgaactcaggccgtggggaaagtttcggctgcagtaactgccgcttaccactctgcgccacacgaggccctTTTTTAAAGTGCTAAAAACAGAACGGCAGCCCCAAAAAccaataaaatagaatagaatgcAAGTCTGGAAGCTAACCATGTTTTTGAAGGAGAGAGTTTTCTCTGCCAccacaaggactagaaacttggctGGGCCCCTCCCCCTCAGGTACATATACCTGTTTTTTCTTTGTACATTCCAATTCTTTAGCTTATGGGCCATCTCTACAAAGGTGTCAATGTCATAGAAGCGGTTGCAGAGATACTGGAGGATCCCGCCTTCAGCAGCGGGGCCAGTTGAATTGCTACTGTACCGAGGGCCGACGTACAGCAACGAGACGAAACCTCTGCTGCGCCGGAGCTAGGGAAAGACAGATTTTGTTAAGACATGCGGTTTCAGGGAAAGCTAACaaaagcgcaatcctatgcacgctaagacagaaaaaatcctacaattcccagcacccccCAGCTGATTGTTCTCCTCACTCCACTGCCATACTCCTGTTTTATGTCACATATCCACCAAATATCAAAACCAACCGCTAATACCTGAACATTTCTAACATCTGTAATCTcaattcccattcatttgatGACGGGTTTTCTGGCCATTGGCAGCATCTCCAACctagtgcactccagatgtgctgaCTACAACTCGCGCCATCCTGAGCAGCAGGGCCatttaggttggggaaggtagcAAACAATTCTCTTGGTGTTTCCACATGGACCTgaatggagtccaccagaagagcctttagtgtggtggcccccttttctTTGGAGTTCCCTGCCCCTGTTGGTGAAGCAAGTGCCAATGCCGTACTTCTTCAggcacctcctaaaaacagctCTTTCCCAGGAAGCATTCTTTAACTGACCATagtcacacagcacagagttaaattatggaactcactaccacaagatgtagtgatggccaccaatctggatggcttcaaaagggggttggataaattcctggaggtgaaggctatcaatggctactagctctgatggttgggtgctacctccagtattcgaggcaataagcctgtgtgcaccagttgctggggaacatgggcaggagggtgctgttgcaccgtgtcctgcttgttcatccctggctgatggctggttggccactgtgtgaacagagtgctggactagatggacccttggtctgatccagcatggcccttcctatgttcttatgaacagCTACAGTTTTTATTggaattctgttttaaaatggagaagtCTAACATGCTGCTTTAATCTTTTTActcttttattcctatgttcactgctccggaatctattttagatatggagcagtatataaacattttaaagaaagaatgtggcgcagagcggtaaagcagcagtttctgcagctgaaactctccccacggcctgagttcgatcccagcggaagctggtttcaggcagccggctcgggtcgactcagccttccatcctcccgaggttggtaaaatgagtacctagttagctgggggaaagggaatcacggccggggaaggcaacggcaagccaccccgctataaggcctgccaagaaaatgtcagcaaaagctggcgtccctccaagagtcagtaatgactcagtgcttgcatgagaggttcctttcctttcctttccttccaaatatATCCCCAAACTTCAAATGCTGTTGGTTCCCCTAACTCTTGTCCCTGATTTAATATGTAATGTTTCATCTGTTCTTCCTCACAGTAGTAACATTTTATAGAAGTTTGAAACAAAATGTTTCCAGTCTTCTGAAAGATACTCATagcactttaaaaacaccccttcACTCACTTTCTTAGGAGATTCTTGTAACTGAAAATATTCAAACCTTGGTGTGTGCACGATTAATATTTAATATCTCTTTTTATCCTCCACACATTTGTCCTTCCATATTTCAAACATTCCTAATTATGTGTGTATTAAAATCCAAATTTCATATAGCTACGTACTGCAACAGGGCTTTTACAGGACAAATTCTTTATTAATGTTTACCCCACACTTTAAGCAAGCTGTCAATAATAAAGTAGGGTTCCAAATACACCCAGCTTTCATTACTGTTGATCCAGAGCAAAGCTTGTAAATTTACTTTGGAATACCagtgctctctctttctccctaatttctgcatttttttcaacCCATTCCATGATTCATTGCAAAGAACTACCAAGAATGATGAATACCAAATGTTAAGTTCTCCTtctctttattagattgtaagtcaTTCTGGAAGGGTCCTGTTTTACTCTTTGGGGCTTATTAGAATTTCACATGCTTAATATTACTACGACTACTACTACAACTGCTATCTAACGTATTTAGATCGGTTGTCCtcacttttcctcctcctcttgcctaCCCACCCTCTAAGTTTCACCACTATTCCTATTTTATACAAAGGGAACTGAAGCAGAGGAAGACAAACCACGTGGTGATTCTAAGGTTTTACTGGAATTCAGTCTTGAGTTCCAGATCTTCTGCTCTGATTGTCTACTGGCCAGGAAGAAAAAAACTGGCATGATGGCAAATACTGCTATGCCAAGCCTCTGTCAGAAGCAGAGGTTAACAAGAAGCTGGCAATCCTGTTTACCCACTAGATCTAAGGTGTCAAAGAGCGGTTTGAATAAGGGATCATTTCCTCTCAAGCAAAACAGGGAACAAAATGCTAAAGGGAAAAATCAAACACACCAACCACATTTCTTCCCAGATTGCCCATCTGATAGGATCTAACCAAATCAATCACAGAGTGTGTGAAAAGAAAGCCCTGTTCACAAGTTGCCCTCAGGTACTGCAAGAGGGTTTTTGCCACATCCTCTTCCAAAGAGCAAAGTCGTtaagcaagcaggatattgatcTCTGGGTCACAGGAAACAATGCAAAGCAGGTCGAGAGTTACCTTTTACAAGATGTCCccaatggaaagcccacaagcagtgcAAAGGCACCATCCTGCTTATGTACCCCACAACTGATATACAGGAGCATACTGCCTCCAGTACTGGAGTTAAATAAATAGCCATcatcggctgtggaatgagctccctaaggaggttcacgtggcacctacattatatgcttttagacgccaggggaagacttttttattctcccagcattttaacagtctataaaaaaaattaacttggtgttttaaatttgtaattttgcattgctgctgtttttatctggttgagcttttatattgtattttatattatggttttatactgttgttttatactttgaatgtttttaatttttgtgaaccgcccagagagctccggctatggggtggtatggaaatacaataaataaataaataccagtcattgctagccttatcctccacTAATTTATTTAAtgcacttttaaagccatccaaattggtggctatcactccTTTATGTGTGATA contains the following coding sequences:
- the DMAC2 gene encoding distal membrane-arm assembly complex protein 2 isoform X1, encoding MAAPMLLRRSRGFVSLLYVGPRYSSNSTGPAAEGGILQYLCNRFYDIDTFVEMAHKLKNWNVQRKNRFCVEECHDYGYEAAAFTFALALKGSVRCQGQQEWHRKPLRIWNRSLYLRQIVVEEIDLSGSVISYDGLDNLVRLEALQHLDLSRCPNIDDWSLNRLHVFADTLQELSLAGCPQITEKGLACLHQLQNLKRLDLSDLPAVPNKGLIRILLEEMLPECEIVGMDSGDELDWHVGSDAHQSEIEEPQGVVCNRKTDKVSI
- the DMAC2 gene encoding distal membrane-arm assembly complex protein 2 isoform X2, with the translated sequence MAHKLKNWNVQRKNRFCVEECHDYGYEAAAFTFALALKGSVRCQGQQEWHRKPLRIWNRSLYLRQIVVEEIDLSGSVISYDGLDNLVRLEALQHLDLSRCPNIDDWSLNRLHVFADTLQELSLAGCPQITEKGLACLHQLQNLKRLDLSDLPAVPNKGLIRILLEEMLPECEIVGMDSGDELDWHVGSDAHQSEIEEPQGVVCNRKTDKVSI